The following coding sequences are from one Leptolyngbya sp. NIES-3755 window:
- a CDS encoding PAS/PAC sensor hybrid histidine kinase (similar to AA sequence:cyanobase_aa:LBDG_37740), with protein MPFVTSQPLKSLSEYQRLPKPLTDAQYYKQYLETVCNNATLALFVMDEYQQCVYMNPAAERLTGYTLAELEGRALHDVIHHTRPDGTPYPLCECPIDQVFPQNNQEQGEEVFVHRDGHFYPVAYTASPIREEGRTIGTVIEVRDITQEKLAQQAQKEATERERLLRQEAETAKERAETLLRSITDAFAVLDHDWRYLYVNEAATKLLNRTEEQLLGNRIWDVFPDLIGSTIDLEYQRAVKEQRTIGFEFFYPNWNRWYLNRIYPSDSGASIFITDITDRKQTEQALQTSEARFRNVFECNMIPIAIWTLDGAIIDANDALLDLVGYSRSDLEAGEISWRKLTPPEWQSQDARALAEVLSQGNCTPFEKEYFHKDGRRIPISIGAGLFQDGSQSGFFYAIDLTSLKQTEAELKEADSMLTSALTAGSVYTWRWQIQDNLVSTDAAFANLFGVDPEAALKGLPIEFFLSGMHPDDREPVSTAIQKAIDTGGEYLAEYRVRSTIGERWVVARGRVEYDAEGTPISFPGAIADITERKQIEAELEETEERLRLAIESAGMGTWDFNLTTGRIIWNDDCKAMFGISHDAEITYETVERRVHPDDRDRVNREVQAVFDQQSAGEQVIEYRVIRQTDGVERWVASRGKVFYAPDGTPLRWIGTLLDITEVKQREAERQQLLDREKRLREQAEQANRIKDEFLAVLSHELRTPLNPILGWVRMLRAEKCPPAKIPHALETIERNAHLQAQLIEDLLDVSRILQGKLTLNDDSVSLVDTIKAASETVQLAADAKAINLVLNLDSTVGTIRGDANRLQQVFWNLLSNAVKFTPATGRVEVSLSQVGTDAEIQIRDTGKGIRSEVLPYIFDRFRQADSSTTRQFGGLGLGLAIARHLVELHGGTIFAESAGENQGATFTVRLPLSKFQMEQEVSELPKSSRDLAGIKILAVDDEPDNLDFLVFLLEAMGAIVQSAQSAKSAFEKLAQFQPDLVISDIAMPDLDGYQLIQQIRKQSDVPAIALTAYAGETNQRQILAAGFQQHLAKPVDPDELVNAIVSLLN; from the coding sequence GTGCCTTTCGTGACCTCACAGCCTCTCAAATCCTTGAGTGAATACCAGCGGTTGCCCAAACCATTAACAGATGCTCAATATTATAAACAGTATCTAGAAACGGTCTGTAATAATGCAACGCTGGCACTGTTCGTCATGGATGAATATCAACAGTGTGTGTACATGAACCCGGCAGCAGAACGGCTTACAGGATATACCTTAGCAGAATTGGAAGGGCGGGCACTGCATGACGTGATTCATCACACGCGACCGGATGGAACTCCTTATCCATTGTGTGAATGTCCGATCGATCAAGTGTTTCCCCAAAACAATCAGGAACAAGGCGAAGAAGTGTTCGTGCATCGAGATGGACATTTTTATCCGGTCGCTTATACGGCGAGTCCAATTCGAGAAGAAGGACGCACGATCGGAACCGTGATCGAAGTGCGCGACATTACGCAAGAGAAATTAGCTCAACAAGCTCAGAAAGAAGCAACCGAGCGAGAACGACTTTTACGGCAAGAAGCAGAAACCGCGAAAGAACGGGCGGAAACCTTGCTGAGAAGTATTACCGATGCGTTTGCGGTTCTTGATCATGATTGGCGCTATCTCTATGTCAACGAAGCGGCAACAAAATTGCTAAATCGAACTGAAGAACAGCTTTTAGGAAATCGAATTTGGGATGTGTTCCCTGATCTGATTGGAAGCACGATCGACCTCGAATATCAGCGAGCCGTGAAAGAACAACGCACGATCGGCTTTGAATTTTTCTATCCAAATTGGAATCGTTGGTATCTCAATCGCATCTATCCATCCGACAGCGGCGCTTCGATTTTCATCACCGACATTACCGATCGCAAGCAAACTGAACAAGCTTTGCAGACGAGTGAAGCTCGGTTTCGGAATGTGTTCGAGTGCAACATGATTCCGATCGCGATTTGGACATTAGACGGCGCGATCATTGATGCGAATGATGCACTGTTGGATCTCGTTGGATACAGTCGCTCAGACCTTGAAGCAGGCGAGATCAGTTGGAGAAAATTAACACCACCTGAATGGCAGTCACAGGATGCTAGAGCACTCGCAGAAGTGTTGTCCCAAGGCAATTGCACACCGTTTGAAAAAGAATATTTTCACAAAGACGGGCGACGAATTCCGATCTCAATAGGCGCGGGCTTATTTCAGGATGGGTCGCAAAGCGGATTCTTTTACGCGATCGATCTCACGTCCCTCAAGCAAACCGAAGCCGAACTTAAAGAAGCGGATTCGATGTTGACTTCCGCATTAACAGCGGGATCGGTCTATACTTGGCGCTGGCAAATTCAGGACAACTTAGTTTCGACTGATGCTGCATTTGCGAATTTGTTTGGCGTTGATCCAGAAGCCGCACTGAAAGGCTTACCGATCGAGTTTTTTCTGAGTGGAATGCACCCGGACGATCGAGAACCTGTCTCGACTGCGATTCAGAAAGCGATCGACACTGGGGGAGAATATCTAGCAGAATATCGAGTGCGCTCCACGATTGGAGAACGTTGGGTAGTCGCACGAGGACGAGTCGAATACGATGCAGAAGGGACACCGATTTCGTTTCCTGGCGCAATTGCCGATATTACCGAACGCAAACAGATCGAGGCGGAACTCGAAGAAACTGAAGAACGGTTACGACTCGCGATCGAGTCTGCGGGAATGGGAACTTGGGACTTCAATCTGACGACCGGACGAATTATCTGGAACGATGATTGCAAAGCGATGTTTGGGATTTCACACGATGCCGAAATTACTTACGAAACCGTTGAACGAAGAGTGCACCCGGATGATCGCGATCGCGTAAATCGAGAAGTTCAGGCAGTCTTCGATCAACAGAGTGCGGGCGAACAAGTGATCGAGTACCGAGTGATTAGACAAACGGATGGAGTAGAACGCTGGGTGGCATCGCGTGGAAAGGTGTTTTATGCACCCGATGGCACACCCCTCCGCTGGATTGGAACTCTATTAGATATCACAGAGGTGAAACAACGAGAAGCGGAGCGTCAGCAATTGCTCGATCGAGAAAAACGTCTGCGCGAACAAGCCGAACAAGCAAACCGGATTAAAGATGAATTTCTCGCGGTGCTCTCTCACGAACTGCGAACGCCATTGAATCCAATTTTGGGCTGGGTTCGGATGCTGAGAGCCGAGAAATGTCCTCCTGCTAAAATTCCACATGCGTTAGAAACGATCGAGCGCAATGCTCATTTGCAAGCTCAACTGATCGAAGATTTGCTTGATGTCTCGCGAATTCTTCAAGGCAAGCTCACTCTGAATGATGACTCGGTGAGCTTAGTTGATACGATCAAAGCTGCCTCAGAAACGGTGCAACTTGCCGCAGATGCGAAAGCGATCAATCTCGTTCTCAATCTTGATTCGACTGTTGGCACAATCCGAGGGGATGCCAATCGCTTACAGCAAGTGTTTTGGAACTTACTCTCGAATGCGGTGAAGTTTACTCCCGCTACTGGACGAGTTGAGGTGTCACTTTCACAGGTTGGCACTGATGCCGAAATTCAGATTCGTGACACTGGAAAAGGCATTCGATCGGAGGTGTTGCCGTATATCTTCGATCGCTTCCGTCAAGCCGATTCTTCCACGACTCGACAGTTTGGCGGATTGGGATTAGGACTTGCGATCGCCCGTCATCTGGTAGAACTTCACGGTGGAACAATCTTTGCTGAGAGTGCAGGTGAAAACCAAGGTGCAACGTTTACGGTAAGACTGCCGCTCTCAAAATTTCAGATGGAACAAGAAGTTTCAGAGTTGCCGAAATCGAGTCGTGATCTCGCTGGAATCAAAATTCTCGCAGTCGATGACGAACCCGACAATCTTGATTTTCTCGTGTTTTTGCTAGAGGCAATGGGCGCGATCGTCCAAAGTGCTCAATCTGCAAAATCAGCATTCGAGAAGCTGGCTCAATTTCAACCAGACTTAGTAATTAGCGATATTGCAATGCCAGATCTCGATGGCTATCAATTGATTCAGCAGATTCGGAAGCAAAGTGATGTGCCTGCGATCGCTCTAACTGCCTATGCGGGCGAAACCAATCAACGACAAATTCTTGCAGCAGGATTTCAGCAACATTTAGCGAAACCTGTTGATCCAGATGAATTAGTCAACGCGATCGTCTCTTTGCTGAACTAG
- a CDS encoding hypothetical protein (hypothetical protein N9414_01315;~similar to AA sequence:cyanobase_aa:LBDG_46940) produces MANTAQTANVDDTISLLQSGLVSIDPEAAITNIESWQEQLKGTPFAETLGELKLAIDGGIRSGEIGSILSDLGKQVNAAASSQEGEVGSKLQQLAQVLSGAMQS; encoded by the coding sequence ATGGCGAACACAGCACAAACCGCTAATGTTGACGACACGATTTCGCTTTTACAGTCTGGCTTAGTTTCAATCGATCCTGAAGCAGCGATCACGAACATCGAATCATGGCAGGAACAATTAAAAGGTACGCCGTTTGCAGAAACACTAGGAGAACTAAAATTAGCAATCGATGGTGGAATTCGCAGCGGTGAAATTGGCTCGATCTTGTCAGATCTGGGCAAGCAGGTGAATGCGGCTGCAAGCTCACAAGAGGGTGAAGTCGGTTCTAAACTTCAACAGTTAGCACAAGTTCTTTCTGGCGCAATGCAATCGTAA
- a CDS encoding hypothetical protein (similar to AA sequence:cyanobase_aa:LBDG_46950): MRKQIGFGILAMFLTLVGWVAPVFAQTKPALNPPLESQLQPKAQITLNGDRVNVTLINLTNADVAYQAIGDTQVRTLPGRGTVNLQGLRVPTTLTFDRQDSGLLNITPKQSATAPNTIEVTLDATTDLGVDSPTMRVESNGSVFLY; encoded by the coding sequence ATGCGAAAACAAATCGGATTTGGAATTTTAGCAATGTTTCTAACACTGGTCGGATGGGTTGCACCTGTGTTTGCTCAAACTAAACCCGCACTAAATCCCCCACTCGAATCGCAACTTCAACCTAAAGCGCAAATTACACTCAATGGCGATCGAGTAAACGTCACATTGATTAACCTAACGAATGCGGATGTGGCTTATCAAGCGATCGGGGATACTCAGGTGAGAACGTTACCAGGACGCGGCACTGTGAACCTGCAAGGATTGAGAGTTCCAACCACTTTGACCTTCGATCGACAAGATTCTGGATTGCTCAATATCACACCGAAACAATCTGCGACTGCACCGAATACGATCGAGGTGACGCTGGATGCAACGACGGATCTAGGAGTCGATAGTCCAACCATGCGCGTTGAGAGTAACGGTTCTGTGTTCCTCTATTAA
- a CDS encoding group 1 glycosyl transferase (similar to AA sequence:cyanobase_aa:LBDG_46960), giving the protein MRIAQIAPLWETVPPPAYGGAELVVSLLTEELVRRGHEVTLFATGDSTTQANLDAIHPSALRLDPAVKEHSVYEAIQLSRVYQNAHEFDIIHSHIGFAALACAQLVKTPTIHTLHGTFSFDNQKAFSFCKSQPYVSISNTQREPKLGLNYIATVYNGIDPSTHIFYSEPETPPYLAFLGRLSPEKGPHHAIEIAKRTGYPLKMAGKVDRVDVDYFEQEIKPHIDGEQIQYLGEANHVQKNRLMGNAIATLFPITWREPFGLVMIESMAAGTPVIAMELGATSEVIDHGKTGFLCQNVDECVAAVQQIHLIDRLACRKHVENNFGVKQMVDGYEAVYRQLLAEKFERNGHSKSVPAILQR; this is encoded by the coding sequence ATGCGGATTGCTCAGATTGCTCCTTTGTGGGAAACGGTTCCGCCGCCTGCCTATGGTGGAGCGGAATTAGTCGTGAGTTTATTAACCGAGGAGCTAGTTCGTCGGGGACATGAAGTAACGTTGTTCGCGACCGGAGATTCGACGACTCAGGCAAATTTAGACGCGATTCATCCCAGTGCCTTGCGGCTTGATCCGGCGGTGAAAGAGCATTCCGTTTACGAAGCGATTCAATTGAGCCGCGTCTATCAAAATGCTCATGAGTTTGACATTATTCACTCTCATATCGGATTTGCTGCTTTAGCCTGTGCTCAATTGGTAAAAACGCCAACGATTCATACGTTGCATGGCACATTCAGTTTTGATAATCAAAAAGCCTTCAGTTTCTGCAAATCTCAACCTTATGTCAGTATTTCTAATACGCAGCGAGAACCCAAATTAGGATTAAACTACATTGCTACGGTTTATAACGGTATTGATCCTTCCACTCACATTTTTTATTCCGAGCCAGAAACCCCTCCGTATCTGGCTTTTTTAGGGCGACTTTCTCCAGAAAAGGGTCCACATCATGCGATCGAGATTGCGAAACGAACGGGTTATCCGCTGAAAATGGCAGGCAAAGTCGATCGAGTGGATGTCGATTATTTCGAGCAGGAAATCAAACCGCACATTGATGGTGAACAGATTCAATACTTAGGCGAAGCGAATCACGTACAGAAAAATCGATTGATGGGAAATGCGATCGCAACTCTATTTCCAATTACGTGGCGCGAACCATTCGGATTAGTCATGATCGAATCGATGGCAGCAGGAACACCCGTAATTGCAATGGAATTAGGGGCAACTTCTGAAGTGATTGATCATGGAAAAACAGGATTTTTATGTCAAAACGTTGACGAATGTGTGGCAGCAGTGCAACAGATTCATTTAATTGATCGGCTTGCTTGTCGGAAGCATGTTGAAAACAACTTTGGAGTGAAGCAAATGGTCGATGGTTATGAAGCGGTTTATCGCCAATTGTTAGCTGAGAAGTTCGAGCGGAATGGTCACAGTAAAAGCGTTCCAGCGATCTTGCAGCGATAG
- a CDS encoding hypothetical protein (similar to AA sequence:cyanobase_aa:LBDG_46970), translated as MPEPTHLIQFLTDELQVSSNSIALALQHCEQSPNLLPIVLWQYGLINLTELEQTFDWMAASTCVVSNLHYICPS; from the coding sequence ATGCCTGAACCGACTCACCTGATCCAGTTTCTCACTGATGAATTGCAGGTATCATCGAACTCGATCGCATTGGCGCTTCAACACTGCGAACAGTCACCCAATTTACTCCCGATCGTCTTGTGGCAGTATGGCTTGATCAATCTTACAGAACTCGAACAAACCTTCGATTGGATGGCAGCCTCTACTTGTGTAGTGAGCAACCTTCACTACATCTGTCCTTCGTGA
- a CDS encoding hypothetical protein (hypothetical protein MC7420_1340;~similar to AA sequence:cyanobase_aa:LBDG_46980) produces the protein MNDLPLPSDLLSDLFAEVSSSGKMTTQDCERLKQVRLENQISDEEKQAIDRLLYAVRLGRIQVIEELHA, from the coding sequence ATGAACGACTTGCCCCTTCCATCTGATCTACTCTCTGACTTGTTCGCAGAAGTGAGTAGCAGCGGCAAAATGACCACCCAAGATTGCGAACGACTCAAACAAGTGCGACTCGAAAACCAGATCAGCGACGAAGAAAAACAAGCCATCGATCGCTTACTTTATGCCGTTCGTCTGGGTCGCATCCAAGTGATTGAAGAACTCCATGCCTGA
- a CDS encoding hypothetical protein (hypothetical protein L8106_16109;~similar to AA sequence:cyanobase_aa:LBDG_46990) translates to MTTVVSSYLPDTALVQAAMSAIDAFEQSSAAGVWACLDKATIVAELRSRVSNPFQVDQGGQPFCGPASVLFELVRKQPSRYVQICQNLFESGGFQGTTQWIRADEPLRENVDRNLRMSQVDWMVLATLRESETLLFPVEPNAPELIRNLTGMTKSWEIKGWIRELLGYSRTNYHLAYLFDDVNAMNQSIEAIQAGGVAMLLITAEGLLQNNPPLIPFPSHWVTLLGGFSVNGDRVSFDVYTWAKQVTIQTDMNSFKKYFWASVTGM, encoded by the coding sequence ATGACGACTGTGGTGAGTTCGTATTTGCCTGATACTGCTTTGGTTCAAGCGGCAATGAGCGCGATCGATGCGTTTGAACAATCGAGTGCAGCGGGAGTTTGGGCGTGTTTGGATAAAGCGACGATCGTTGCAGAACTGCGATCGCGTGTCAGTAATCCATTCCAAGTCGATCAAGGAGGACAGCCGTTCTGTGGTCCTGCGAGTGTTTTGTTTGAATTGGTTCGCAAACAACCGAGTCGCTATGTGCAGATCTGCCAAAATCTATTTGAGAGTGGCGGATTTCAAGGCACAACGCAGTGGATTCGGGCGGATGAACCTCTGCGTGAGAATGTCGATCGTAATCTGCGAATGAGCCAAGTCGATTGGATGGTTTTGGCGACTTTGCGCGAATCTGAAACGCTCTTGTTTCCTGTTGAACCAAATGCGCCTGAGTTGATTCGCAACTTAACCGGAATGACGAAATCTTGGGAAATCAAAGGCTGGATTCGAGAGCTTTTAGGCTATTCGAGAACGAACTATCATCTAGCGTATCTATTCGATGATGTGAACGCGATGAATCAGTCGATCGAGGCGATTCAAGCAGGTGGCGTTGCAATGTTGCTGATTACTGCTGAGGGGTTGTTGCAAAATAATCCGCCGCTGATTCCGTTTCCGAGTCACTGGGTGACATTGTTGGGCGGATTTTCGGTGAATGGCGATCGTGTTTCTTTCGATGTTTACACTTGGGCGAAACAGGTGACGATTCAGACCGATATGAATTCGTTTAAGAAGTACTTCTGGGCAAGTGTCACTGGGATGTAA
- a CDS encoding phosphoribosylformylglycinamidine synthase II (similar to AA sequence:cyanobase_aa:LBDG_18570) has protein sequence MSVLSSAPFSAAEIASEGIKPEEYEEIVRRLGRHPNQAELGMFGVMWSEHCCYKNSRPLLKQFPTEGDRVLVGPGENAGVVDLGDGLQLAFKIESHNHPSAVEPFQGAATGVGGILRDIFTMGARPIALLNSLRFGTLDDARTRRIVNGVVAGISHYANCVGVPTVGGEVYFDRAYSGNPLVNVMALGLMETTEIVKSGAKGLGNPVLYVGSTTGRDGMGGASFASAELSDESIDDRPAVQVGDPFLEKSLIEACLEAFKTGAVVAAQDMGAAGITCSTSEMAAKGGVGIELDLDLIPVRETGMVPYEYLLSESQERMLFVAEKGREQELIDVFEKWGLHAVVAGKVIEEEIVRILFQGAIAAEIPATALADNTPIYHRELLSEPPEYAQKAWSWTDGNLPPCDEKGINNHSWNQVLTTVLNAPTIASKRWIYRQYDHQVQNNTVLLPGGADAAVVRVRPLANSQSASVTPDPATLNKGVAATVDCNPRYVYLHPYEGAKAAVAEAARNLSCVGADPIAITDNLNFGSPEKSIGYWQLSEACRGLSEACREFSTPVTGGNVSLYNETLDSEGKPEPIYPTPVVGMVGYISNLDRIVGQSWKQSGDMIYLLGLPLSESPSLGASEYLATVHQTIAGKPPIVDFDLEKKVQSVVRSNIRSGLIQSAHDCAEGGTAIALSECCFGHQLGATIQISESSARIDQVLFAEGGARIIVSVKPESVAEFEAVLTSELGNHWQKIGTVGGETLQISIAQKPIIDATIAELYAGWSSAIEQGLTE, from the coding sequence ATGTCTGTCCTGTCATCTGCGCCGTTCTCTGCTGCTGAAATTGCTTCCGAAGGGATCAAGCCTGAAGAGTACGAAGAGATTGTGCGGCGTTTGGGTCGTCATCCGAATCAGGCTGAACTGGGAATGTTTGGCGTGATGTGGTCGGAACATTGTTGCTATAAGAATTCGCGACCGTTGTTGAAGCAGTTTCCGACAGAAGGCGATCGCGTTTTAGTCGGTCCCGGTGAGAATGCTGGAGTCGTCGATCTCGGTGATGGTTTACAGTTGGCATTCAAGATCGAATCGCATAATCACCCGTCTGCTGTGGAGCCGTTTCAAGGTGCAGCGACCGGAGTGGGTGGAATTTTGCGCGATATTTTCACGATGGGAGCAAGACCGATCGCGCTTCTAAATTCTCTAAGATTCGGAACGCTGGATGATGCCCGGACTCGCAGAATTGTAAATGGCGTTGTGGCTGGAATTTCACATTATGCGAATTGCGTTGGAGTTCCTACAGTTGGCGGTGAAGTGTACTTCGATCGAGCTTATTCCGGCAATCCTCTTGTCAATGTGATGGCACTGGGATTGATGGAAACGACTGAGATTGTGAAGTCGGGCGCGAAAGGATTGGGCAATCCAGTGCTGTATGTCGGATCGACTACTGGGCGAGATGGAATGGGCGGTGCGAGTTTTGCCAGTGCGGAATTGAGTGATGAATCGATCGACGATCGACCCGCTGTGCAAGTGGGTGATCCGTTCCTAGAAAAATCCTTGATCGAAGCGTGTCTGGAAGCTTTCAAAACAGGTGCAGTCGTCGCGGCTCAAGATATGGGCGCAGCAGGCATTACTTGTTCGACTTCAGAAATGGCGGCAAAAGGTGGAGTCGGCATCGAACTCGATCTTGATTTGATTCCAGTGCGAGAAACGGGAATGGTTCCGTATGAGTATTTACTTTCGGAATCACAAGAACGAATGCTGTTTGTAGCAGAAAAGGGACGCGAACAAGAACTGATTGATGTTTTCGAGAAGTGGGGACTTCACGCGGTTGTTGCAGGGAAAGTGATCGAAGAAGAGATTGTTAGAATCCTGTTTCAAGGTGCGATCGCGGCTGAGATTCCCGCAACTGCTCTAGCAGATAACACGCCAATCTATCATCGAGAACTACTAAGCGAACCACCTGAATATGCTCAAAAAGCTTGGAGTTGGACAGATGGAAATTTGCCGCCATGTGATGAAAAGGGCATTAACAATCACTCTTGGAATCAAGTTCTCACAACTGTATTGAATGCTCCTACGATCGCATCAAAACGCTGGATTTACCGTCAGTATGATCATCAAGTTCAAAACAATACGGTGTTACTCCCCGGCGGTGCAGATGCAGCAGTTGTAAGAGTTCGACCACTTGCAAATTCTCAGAGTGCTTCGGTCACTCCTGATCCAGCCACCTTAAACAAAGGAGTTGCAGCCACCGTTGATTGCAATCCGCGCTATGTCTATCTCCATCCCTACGAAGGTGCGAAAGCTGCGGTTGCAGAAGCCGCTCGGAATCTTAGCTGTGTTGGTGCAGACCCGATCGCAATTACCGATAACTTGAACTTTGGTAGTCCAGAAAAGTCGATCGGCTATTGGCAACTGTCCGAAGCGTGTCGCGGATTGTCTGAAGCTTGCCGCGAATTCTCCACTCCAGTCACAGGCGGAAACGTTTCACTGTACAACGAGACTTTAGATTCTGAAGGTAAACCAGAGCCGATTTATCCAACTCCAGTAGTGGGCATGGTTGGATATATTTCAAACCTCGATCGTATTGTTGGACAAAGCTGGAAACAAAGCGGCGACATGATTTATCTCCTCGGATTGCCGCTTTCGGAATCGCCCAGTTTAGGAGCTTCTGAGTACTTAGCAACAGTGCATCAAACGATCGCAGGAAAGCCACCGATCGTAGATTTTGATTTAGAGAAAAAAGTTCAATCTGTAGTTCGATCGAACATTCGCAGTGGTTTGATCCAATCGGCGCATGACTGTGCAGAAGGAGGAACTGCGATCGCGCTTTCTGAATGTTGTTTTGGTCATCAACTCGGCGCAACCATTCAAATTTCTGAAAGTTCTGCTCGAATTGATCAGGTGCTCTTTGCGGAAGGAGGCGCGAGAATCATTGTCTCCGTCAAGCCTGAATCTGTCGCAGAATTTGAAGCGGTCTTAACCTCAGAACTCGGTAATCATTGGCAAAAAATCGGCACAGTTGGCGGAGAAACATTGCAGATTTCGATCGCCCAAAAACCGATTATCGACGCTACGATCGCAGAGTTATACGCGGGTTGGTCGAGTGCGATCGAACAAGGGCTAACCGAATAG
- a CDS encoding amidophosphoribosyltransferase (similar to AA sequence:cyanobase_aa:LBDG_18580) has protein sequence MLPDDRFSVDPAEHRPDKPEEACGVFGVYAPGEPVANLAYFGLFALQHRGQESAGIATFEGDQIHLHKEMGLVAQVFTEAKLKEMPGDLAIGHTRYSTTGSSRVVNAQPALAKSRLGTLALAHNGNLVNTKELREALADTNHDFATTTDSEAIALAIAEEVNHGNDWIQGSINAFKRCQGAFSLAIGTPNGMIGTRDPNGVRPLVLGTLAQESHSAPLRYVLASETCALDIIGADYVRDIQPGEMVWITEEGVQSIFWAEQPARKLCIFEMIYFARPDSLMHDETLYSYRLRIGRQLAKESTIDADIVIAVPDSGIPAAIGFSQTSGIPYAEGLIKNRYVGRTFIQPTQGMREAGIRMKLNPLKDVLAGKRVIIVDDSIVRGTTSRKIVRTLRDAGAIEVHMRISSPPVTHPCFYGIDTDSQDHLIAATKSIEEIAKQIEVDSLQYLSWEGMLDATRENPGEFCSACFTGDYPIAIPETIKRSKLMLEKTAK, from the coding sequence ATGCTACCTGACGATCGGTTTTCTGTAGATCCTGCTGAGCATCGTCCTGATAAACCAGAAGAAGCTTGTGGGGTGTTTGGAGTTTACGCGCCAGGTGAACCTGTAGCGAATTTAGCTTATTTCGGATTGTTCGCTCTACAGCATCGTGGTCAAGAATCCGCTGGAATCGCGACTTTTGAAGGGGATCAGATTCATCTTCACAAGGAAATGGGCTTGGTCGCTCAGGTATTCACCGAAGCAAAGTTGAAAGAGATGCCCGGAGATTTAGCGATCGGGCATACTCGCTATTCAACGACCGGATCAAGTCGTGTCGTAAACGCTCAGCCTGCATTGGCAAAATCACGTTTAGGAACGCTGGCGTTAGCACATAACGGAAACCTGGTGAATACAAAAGAACTCCGGGAAGCGTTAGCGGATACGAATCATGATTTTGCTACAACAACTGATTCAGAAGCCATTGCATTAGCGATCGCAGAAGAAGTGAATCATGGAAACGATTGGATTCAGGGATCGATCAATGCGTTTAAGCGATGTCAAGGAGCGTTTAGTTTAGCGATCGGGACTCCCAACGGCATGATCGGAACGCGAGATCCAAATGGAGTTCGTCCGCTTGTTCTTGGAACTTTGGCGCAAGAATCTCACAGTGCCCCGCTCAGATATGTTCTGGCATCAGAAACTTGTGCGCTAGATATTATCGGAGCCGATTACGTGCGGGACATTCAACCGGGTGAAATGGTTTGGATTACCGAAGAGGGTGTGCAGTCGATTTTCTGGGCAGAACAACCCGCTCGGAAATTGTGCATCTTTGAAATGATCTATTTCGCACGTCCAGATAGTTTGATGCACGATGAAACGCTCTATAGCTATCGATTGCGAATCGGACGACAATTAGCGAAAGAATCAACCATTGATGCCGATATCGTGATCGCAGTTCCAGATTCGGGAATTCCAGCAGCGATCGGGTTTTCTCAAACTTCTGGAATTCCGTATGCAGAAGGCTTGATCAAAAATCGCTATGTTGGACGCACCTTTATTCAACCGACTCAAGGAATGCGGGAAGCAGGAATTCGGATGAAGTTGAATCCGCTGAAAGACGTGCTTGCAGGCAAACGAGTGATCATTGTCGATGACTCGATCGTGCGCGGAACCACGAGCCGCAAGATCGTCAGAACACTTCGAGATGCAGGCGCGATCGAGGTTCACATGAGAATTTCCTCGCCTCCTGTGACGCATCCTTGCTTCTACGGCATTGATACCGACAGCCAGGATCATCTCATTGCTGCAACTAAGTCGATCGAGGAAATCGCCAAACAAATCGAAGTCGATTCGCTGCAATATCTCAGTTGGGAAGGGATGTTGGATGCGACTAGAGAAAATCCGGGCGAATTCTGTTCAGCATGTTTTACCGGAGATTATCCGATCGCAATTCCTGAAACGATTAAGCGATCGAAACTAATGCTGGAAAAAACCGCGAAGTAA